From a region of the Bacillaceae bacterium S4-13-56 genome:
- the acpS gene encoding holo-ACP synthase, translating to MIIGIGIDIVELSRIKDIMERKPSFYQRILSKNESEQFSELLEKRKMEYLAGRFAAKEAFSKAFGTGIGAPYQFTDIEVLNEVNGRPFVRVEGLDAKIFVSISHSERYAVAQVILEK from the coding sequence ATGATTATTGGTATTGGAATAGATATTGTAGAGTTATCAAGAATCAAAGACATAATGGAAAGAAAACCATCCTTCTATCAACGTATTTTATCAAAAAATGAATCAGAACAGTTTTCTGAACTCTTGGAAAAGAGAAAAATGGAGTATTTAGCTGGAAGATTCGCAGCTAAGGAAGCATTTAGTAAGGCTTTTGGAACCGGAATAGGTGCTCCCTATCAATTTACCGATATTGAAGTACTAAATGAAGTAAACGGACGACCTTTTGTGAGGGTTGAAGGTCTTGATGCAAAAATTTTTGTTTCGATCTCTCATAGTGAAAGGTATGCCGTGGCGCAAGTGATTTTAGAAAAATAG